In Bacillus horti, the following are encoded in one genomic region:
- a CDS encoding SGNH/GDSL hydrolase family protein yields MQKHLVAMGDSLTEGIGDEVKDVQLKSWVAHFAEFHQPALKVTNLAKRGLLSHQIRSTQLEETLSHNPDIVSLIAGGNDVLKDGWNPEQYQVDMEFMVQQLTQQRPDVAIMTSTLPDFTLRLPLPSEKKKIMKEQLLEANEIIRSIGERHDLLLIDFWNHPLSQEPTVWSQDLVHPNSVGYQEIGKIVYKEYAQWQEKK; encoded by the coding sequence ATGCAGAAACATTTGGTTGCAATGGGTGATAGCCTAACAGAAGGAATAGGCGATGAAGTGAAAGATGTTCAATTAAAAAGCTGGGTAGCTCATTTTGCAGAATTCCACCAGCCTGCTCTAAAAGTAACAAATCTTGCAAAGAGAGGATTGCTATCTCATCAAATCCGATCTACACAATTAGAAGAGACGCTTAGTCATAATCCAGATATAGTAAGTCTGATTGCTGGAGGAAATGATGTTTTAAAAGATGGGTGGAACCCTGAGCAATACCAAGTTGATATGGAGTTTATGGTGCAGCAATTAACACAACAACGACCAGATGTCGCAATCATGACTAGTACTCTTCCTGACTTCACTTTAAGGCTCCCTTTACCCAGTGAAAAGAAAAAGATAATGAAAGAACAACTTCTTGAAGCAAATGAAATCATTCGTTCAATAGGAGAACGTCATGATCTCTTGCTCATTGACTTTTGGAATCATCCCCTTTCTCAGGAACCAACCGTTTGGTCTCAAGATTTAGTTCATCCAAATTCAGTAGGGTATCAAGAGATAGGTAAGATAGTTTACAAAGAGTATGCTCAATGGCAAGAAAAGAAATAG
- a CDS encoding AAA family ATPase, with protein sequence MISTDEKKLKDWLKGSPMELTTFIQLSITLTEMVHRMHQQTAFSGGLSPSNISIHPNAKQAKLMASVESDATYQSPEHTGRINRIPDRRSDLYTLGVLFYEMLSGEMPFAPKDEEDWAFVHISASPQPLCGINPEWKGPLQSIILKLLSKSPEDRYQSSYGLLCDLKQCDKMLKQNRTILPFEIGFSDKMSTFRIPETLYGRSTEMDQLKTGFEQAAAGSAVLRWVTGNSGIGKTTLIRSFQPFVAGRGGRFVDGACSAERKSMSFEPILQALRQWMEQIYSDSLLYLELVRKRFNTFSEQEKKIIMDFLPEAKLLLDNVPKEQPPLNTESQVRFGELLPSLIRCLSESKAPLVIFLDNLQWADTDMFSVLRTLLHEEEVPGLMIIGAYRTERSHGLDNGNNKEDNEQLPETPWSSTLETRSVEQVNLYALVYEDVRQYISDLMHEDTARIRLFARSVYHQTGGNPGTLRHLLESWRRESKLSFDDEKHRWSWDEEILRQFSDTEGSQLLIKASFDRLSEETMLLLAIAATIGPSFRLSLLAQVSGYTTNDVLRLLHAAELEGLIGREDDTEAGDKEESLYLFLHDQVQQLMYARYAERNTEWHLQIGKQLLQSYPKRVSEMLFEVVNQLNLGMEKMTREERQELAEYNFQAGSKALSIANFSQAREYYEVGLDIVSDQEIESGSVVYNLMRGLAQCKYMCRDIDSAKKLLLEVKRQDRKLNRADRVSLYIDLIQIHTFDEDDKAVQFGSEALAELGWTLPKRVSKVTLIKEVFQTQLALKRFRDSVYRILPNEDEDHIALSGIIHALLFSLLVQNKESLIVLYARFIRRGLKKGIDNYLASTIGVYELLLERGLPSLFESSPATNLENLQATFHSDAIVQNRLSSIIGISKQLENPAEASVHLEKSMRWGVESGHAIFANLAIMTYLITHTGDVNELANILAYFEGKPRQYADETTLRVVQVANAYRAALQDVTEQDSFVSIPTRTSKEQKQDNEDNYSCGYRLEVAYLSGRYQEALYWANLGRESELEFDWVRIRKQRLFEALTLAAMYPDISLDEQKRIRKKIHKQLRLMGKRKGFLAANTAAHLLLQAEWSKMTDDEPGAFRKYLSALKEARAEKYGLIEGIINERLAIYYQEIGSQTGAIVATMDASTAYTSWGATAKAKQLQTPLFNNQDTKLSQYERGSFNRSNDEKLYNSLPTGQNRLDKVPLSLGTGDELHQIIKWSSKEEDGNPLQSFLAATLRQVGASRGFIFRYQNESFHIDAEISHHLLGQAASAMYSESVMYHVLRTGEAAVLDDATQSYYKMKDPYIQQQGARSIICMPIVFPADESPYILYLENTYVSCVFTDSSVNILKLMINRMIYLKVLQHSSDRVTSESTQLLAETSDQKLIEPLTNREIEILQILAEGLSNKEIAESLGITEATVKTHVSNIYGKLGVKRRGQAIVRARELELLRK encoded by the coding sequence ATGATAAGTACAGACGAAAAAAAGCTGAAAGATTGGTTGAAAGGCTCACCTATGGAGCTAACGACTTTTATACAACTGTCCATTACTTTAACGGAGATGGTGCACCGTATGCATCAACAAACTGCGTTTAGTGGTGGATTAAGTCCTTCAAATATTAGCATCCATCCGAATGCCAAACAGGCGAAGCTAATGGCGAGCGTTGAATCGGATGCTACCTATCAATCTCCTGAGCATACGGGTCGCATCAACCGTATACCGGACAGGCGTAGCGATCTTTATACACTTGGCGTCCTATTCTATGAAATGCTGAGCGGAGAAATGCCGTTTGCACCGAAGGATGAGGAAGACTGGGCGTTCGTACATATTTCTGCGTCACCGCAGCCCTTGTGTGGGATCAATCCTGAATGGAAGGGACCACTTCAATCTATTATTTTAAAATTGCTATCGAAGTCACCTGAGGATCGTTATCAGAGTTCCTACGGTTTGCTTTGTGATCTGAAGCAATGTGATAAAATGCTGAAGCAGAACAGGACAATTCTACCTTTTGAGATCGGGTTCTCTGACAAAATGAGTACGTTCCGAATACCAGAAACCTTGTATGGACGTAGTACAGAAATGGATCAGCTGAAAACTGGATTTGAACAGGCAGCAGCTGGATCTGCTGTATTACGTTGGGTTACTGGTAATTCTGGAATCGGCAAGACTACCCTTATTCGGAGCTTTCAGCCATTCGTTGCCGGTAGAGGCGGAAGGTTTGTAGATGGGGCGTGCTCTGCTGAGCGAAAGAGTATGTCCTTTGAGCCTATTTTACAGGCATTACGGCAATGGATGGAGCAAATTTATAGTGATTCTCTATTATACCTAGAACTGGTGCGAAAAAGATTCAACACCTTCTCCGAGCAAGAGAAAAAGATCATTATGGATTTCTTGCCAGAAGCTAAATTACTGCTGGACAACGTACCAAAAGAACAGCCCCCACTTAACACTGAATCTCAGGTTCGTTTTGGAGAATTGTTGCCTAGTTTAATTCGTTGTCTTTCTGAAAGCAAGGCGCCACTGGTCATATTTCTTGATAACTTACAATGGGCTGACACAGACATGTTTTCAGTTCTCCGCACCTTACTTCATGAGGAAGAAGTACCTGGATTGATGATCATTGGTGCATATCGCACAGAACGAAGCCATGGTTTGGACAATGGTAACAATAAGGAGGATAATGAGCAACTGCCAGAAACCCCTTGGTCCTCTACACTAGAAACTCGGTCAGTGGAGCAGGTTAATCTCTATGCCTTGGTGTACGAAGATGTGAGACAGTATATATCTGATTTAATGCATGAAGATACAGCAAGGATTCGCCTGTTTGCTCGATCCGTTTATCATCAAACTGGAGGGAATCCAGGGACTCTGCGGCATCTATTGGAAAGCTGGAGACGTGAGAGTAAGCTGAGCTTCGATGATGAGAAGCATCGATGGAGCTGGGATGAAGAGATCCTTCGACAATTCAGCGACACAGAGGGAAGTCAGCTTCTCATCAAGGCTAGCTTTGACCGGCTTTCGGAAGAAACAATGCTACTTCTAGCGATTGCAGCGACTATTGGGCCAAGTTTTCGACTTTCGCTATTAGCCCAGGTAAGTGGTTACACAACTAATGATGTGCTTAGACTACTGCATGCCGCTGAATTAGAAGGCTTGATTGGACGAGAGGATGATACAGAAGCGGGAGACAAAGAGGAAAGTCTCTATCTGTTTCTGCATGATCAGGTACAGCAGCTAATGTATGCGAGGTATGCTGAGAGAAACACAGAATGGCATCTACAGATTGGAAAGCAGCTGTTGCAGAGTTACCCGAAGAGGGTCAGTGAAATGCTTTTTGAAGTGGTTAATCAGTTGAATCTGGGGATGGAAAAGATGACACGGGAAGAGAGGCAGGAGCTTGCCGAGTATAATTTTCAGGCAGGCTCTAAAGCCCTTTCTATTGCCAACTTTTCTCAAGCAAGGGAGTATTATGAGGTGGGTTTAGATATTGTCTCAGATCAAGAGATTGAGTCTGGCTCGGTTGTTTATAACCTGATGCGTGGATTAGCCCAATGTAAGTATATGTGCAGAGACATCGACTCAGCAAAAAAACTATTGCTAGAGGTGAAAAGGCAGGATAGAAAGCTAAATCGCGCAGATAGAGTAAGTCTATATATCGATCTGATACAAATCCACACCTTTGATGAGGACGATAAAGCGGTCCAATTTGGTAGTGAGGCTTTGGCCGAGCTTGGTTGGACATTGCCAAAAAGAGTATCTAAAGTAACCTTGATCAAGGAAGTTTTCCAAACACAGCTAGCCTTGAAGCGCTTCCGTGATAGTGTCTATAGGATTCTTCCTAATGAGGATGAAGATCACATAGCGCTATCTGGGATCATTCATGCCCTTCTTTTTTCCCTACTAGTACAGAATAAAGAATCGTTAATTGTCCTGTATGCTCGTTTTATACGCCGCGGGTTAAAAAAAGGGATAGATAACTATCTAGCGAGTACTATTGGTGTGTATGAATTGCTATTGGAGAGAGGGCTTCCGTCTCTTTTCGAGTCGTCTCCTGCTACCAATCTAGAGAATCTGCAAGCGACATTTCATTCAGATGCAATCGTGCAGAATAGGCTTTCCTCTATTATCGGCATATCAAAGCAATTAGAAAATCCAGCGGAGGCTTCTGTCCATTTGGAAAAGTCGATGCGCTGGGGAGTAGAGAGCGGTCATGCGATTTTTGCAAACCTAGCTATCATGACATATTTGATTACCCATACCGGAGACGTAAATGAGTTAGCCAATATATTAGCTTACTTTGAAGGAAAACCGCGCCAATATGCAGATGAAACAACTTTGAGAGTGGTACAGGTTGCCAATGCGTATAGGGCGGCACTTCAAGATGTAACAGAGCAAGACAGCTTTGTTTCCATTCCTACTCGGACAAGCAAAGAGCAAAAGCAGGATAACGAAGACAACTATAGCTGTGGTTATAGATTAGAAGTCGCTTACTTATCCGGAAGATATCAAGAAGCTCTATACTGGGCAAATCTAGGTAGAGAAAGTGAGCTGGAGTTTGATTGGGTGAGGATCCGTAAACAACGCCTATTTGAAGCCTTAACTTTGGCGGCTATGTATCCTGATATCTCGTTGGATGAGCAGAAAAGGATCCGAAAGAAGATTCATAAACAACTTCGATTAATGGGAAAAAGAAAAGGATTCCTTGCCGCCAATACCGCAGCACATCTTCTCCTCCAAGCAGAATGGAGCAAAATGACGGACGATGAGCCGGGAGCTTTTCGCAAATATCTTTCTGCACTGAAGGAAGCAAGGGCTGAGAAGTATGGGCTTATTGAAGGGATAATTAATGAGAGGCTGGCTATCTATTACCAAGAGATCGGGAGTCAGACTGGTGCAATTGTGGCAACGATGGATGCATCTACAGCTTATACGTCTTGGGGAGCTACGGCTAAAGCCAAACAGCTTCAAACTCCCCTATTTAATAACCAAGACACTAAGCTGAGCCAATATGAGCGGGGCTCTTTTAATAGAAGTAATGATGAGAAGCTATATAATAGCTTGCCGACAGGTCAGAATAGGCTGGATAAAGTACCACTGTCCCTAGGCACGGGAGATGAACTGCACCAAATTATCAAATGGTCGAGCAAGGAAGAGGATGGTAATCCGTTGCAATCCTTTCTGGCAGCTACACTTCGCCAAGTGGGAGCGAGTAGGGGATTCATATTTAGGTATCAAAATGAAAGCTTTCACATTGACGCTGAGATATCTCATCATTTACTTGGTCAAGCTGCTTCAGCTATGTACTCCGAGAGTGTAATGTATCATGTCCTTCGAACGGGCGAAGCGGCTGTGCTTGATGATGCTACTCAGAGCTACTATAAAATGAAAGACCCTTATATTCAGCAGCAGGGGGCTCGTTCTATCATCTGTATGCCCATTGTATTCCCCGCTGATGAGTCACCGTATATCTTGTATTTAGAAAATACGTACGTCTCATGCGTTTTTACTGATTCAAGTGTAAACATCCTTAAACTAATGATAAATCGGATGATTTATCTTAAAGTGCTTCAGCACTCTTCTGATAGGGTAACGAGTGAAAGTACGCAACTTTTAGCGGAAACGAGTGACCAGAAGCTCATAGAACCATTAACGAATCGAGAAATAGAAATCCTACAGATTCTAGCAGAGGGTCTATCTAATAAAGAAATTGCCGAGAGCCTCGGTATTACCGAAGCAACGGTAAAAACCCATGTCTCCAATATTTATGGCAAGCTCGGAGTGAAGCGGCGTGGACAAGCCATAGTTCGAGCTAGAGAGCTCGAATTGCTTCGTAAGTAA